One genomic segment of Micromonospora sp. WMMC415 includes these proteins:
- a CDS encoding sugar ABC transporter substrate-binding protein: MRKGFLAVAAAGLLATGSMAACGDNSDGGDQAGGQKTPKIGVILPDSKSSARWEGADRKFLEEAFKAAGVQYDIQNAQGDKSQFSTIADQMITSGATALMIVNLDSGTGKAVLEKAKSQGVATIDYDRLTLGGSAEYYVSFDNEAVGKLQGEGLAKCLTDAGKQKPVVAYLNGSPTDNNATLFKNGYDSILKPKFDSGEFTKGPDQAVPDWDNAQAGVIFEQMLTQTKGKIDGVLAANDGLGNAAISVLKKNKLNGKVPVTGQDATPQGLQNILAGDQCMTVYKAIKEEAKAAAELAIGLAKGERKQTGQTVKDPESGRDVASVLLTPKLIYKENVKDVIADGFVTKDEVCTGDFAKLCTDAGIS; the protein is encoded by the coding sequence ATGCGCAAGGGCTTCCTCGCCGTCGCCGCCGCGGGCCTCCTGGCCACCGGCAGCATGGCGGCCTGTGGTGACAACTCTGACGGCGGCGACCAGGCCGGCGGCCAGAAGACCCCGAAGATCGGCGTGATCCTTCCGGACAGCAAGTCCTCCGCCCGCTGGGAGGGCGCGGACCGCAAGTTCCTGGAGGAGGCCTTCAAGGCCGCCGGCGTCCAGTACGACATCCAGAACGCCCAGGGCGACAAGTCCCAGTTCTCCACCATCGCCGACCAGATGATCACCAGCGGTGCGACCGCCCTGATGATCGTCAACCTGGACTCCGGCACCGGCAAGGCCGTGCTGGAGAAGGCAAAGTCCCAGGGTGTCGCCACCATCGACTACGACCGGCTGACCCTCGGCGGCTCGGCCGAGTACTACGTCAGCTTCGACAACGAGGCCGTCGGCAAGCTGCAGGGTGAGGGCCTGGCCAAGTGCCTCACCGACGCGGGCAAGCAGAAGCCGGTCGTGGCCTACCTGAACGGCTCCCCCACCGACAACAACGCGACCCTGTTCAAGAACGGGTACGACTCGATCCTCAAGCCGAAGTTCGACTCGGGCGAGTTCACCAAGGGCCCGGACCAGGCCGTTCCGGACTGGGACAACGCCCAGGCGGGCGTCATCTTCGAGCAGATGCTGACCCAGACCAAGGGCAAGATCGACGGCGTGCTGGCCGCGAACGACGGCCTCGGCAACGCGGCGATCTCCGTCCTGAAGAAGAACAAGCTCAACGGCAAGGTCCCGGTGACCGGCCAGGACGCGACCCCGCAGGGCCTGCAGAACATCCTCGCCGGTGACCAGTGCATGACCGTCTACAAGGCGATCAAGGAGGAGGCCAAGGCCGCCGCCGAGCTCGCCATCGGGCTGGCCAAGGGCGAGCGCAAGCAGACCGGCCAGACCGTCAAGGACCCGGAGAGCGGGCGGGACGTGGCGTCCGTGCTGCTCACCCCGAAGCTGATCTACAAGGAGAACGTCAAGGACGTCATCGCCGACGGCTTCGTGACCAAGGACGAGGTCTGCACCGGCGACTTCGCCAAGCTCTGCACCGACGCCGGCATCAGCTGA
- the ybaK gene encoding Cys-tRNA(Pro) deacylase, translating to MAGQGTPATALLAKRKVAHRTHPYDVSPEAPNYGALVAAALGVPAERVFKSLVTEVDGTLTVAVVPVTGELDLKALAAAVGGKRAAMADRAVAERATGYVRGGISPLGQRKRLPAVLDESALRHDTVYVSAGRRGLQLELAPQDLVALTDATTARIASA from the coding sequence GTGGCGGGACAGGGGACTCCGGCAACGGCCTTGCTGGCGAAGCGGAAGGTCGCCCACCGCACCCATCCGTACGACGTGTCGCCGGAGGCGCCGAACTACGGGGCGCTGGTGGCGGCGGCGCTCGGCGTGCCCGCGGAGCGCGTCTTCAAGTCCCTGGTGACCGAGGTCGACGGTACGCTCACCGTCGCGGTCGTCCCGGTGACCGGCGAGCTGGACCTGAAGGCCCTCGCCGCGGCGGTGGGCGGCAAGCGGGCCGCGATGGCCGACCGCGCGGTGGCCGAGCGCGCCACCGGGTACGTACGGGGTGGGATCAGCCCGCTAGGCCAGCGCAAGCGCCTGCCCGCCGTGCTCGACGAGAGCGCCCTGCGGCACGACACCGTGTACGTCTCGGCCGGCCGCCGGGGCCTCCAGCTGGAACTGGCCCCGCAGGACCTGGTCGCCCTCACCGACGCCACGACCGCCCGGATCGCCTCCGCCTGA
- a CDS encoding methyltransferase domain-containing protein: MDLEQLAELRTPEGSAALAAAADVAGGDPLAAAAALRSAGVPAALAAAALTQAELRRRAVGKFGAAATGMFFTRAGLEQATRGVVARRRADRLRAAGVTTLADLGCGLGADALAAARAGIRVYGVEADPLTAAMAAANAEATGLAERFTVECGDATGFDVNRVDGVFCDPARRRSGRRIFDPNAYSPPWDFVVGLAERVPRTVVKVAPGLDHALIPPGAEAEWVSVDGDLVEAALWCGDLATVPRRATVLKEGPPFNASGREGSPSHHATVHELTGSGTVEAPVGPVRRYVYDPDPAVVRAHLVAELAGELGATLADPAIAYLYADTPAPTPFARGLEITDVLPFSLKRLRALLRERQVGRVEILKRGSALEPEKLRRDLKLTGNQPASLILTRVAGAPTVLIARPLPPG, translated from the coding sequence GTGGACCTGGAACAGCTGGCGGAGCTGCGTACGCCCGAGGGGTCGGCCGCGCTCGCGGCGGCGGCCGACGTGGCCGGCGGCGACCCGCTGGCCGCGGCGGCGGCGCTCCGCTCGGCCGGGGTGCCCGCCGCGCTCGCCGCGGCGGCGCTCACGCAGGCCGAACTGCGCCGCCGGGCGGTCGGCAAGTTCGGTGCGGCGGCCACCGGCATGTTCTTCACCCGCGCCGGACTGGAGCAGGCCACCCGGGGCGTGGTGGCACGCCGTCGCGCCGACCGGCTCCGCGCCGCCGGCGTGACCACCCTGGCGGACCTCGGCTGCGGCCTCGGCGCCGACGCGCTCGCCGCCGCCCGTGCCGGCATCCGGGTGTACGGAGTGGAGGCCGACCCGCTCACCGCCGCGATGGCCGCCGCGAACGCCGAGGCGACCGGGCTGGCCGAACGGTTCACCGTGGAGTGCGGCGACGCCACCGGGTTCGACGTGAACCGGGTCGACGGGGTCTTCTGCGACCCCGCCCGCCGGAGGTCCGGCCGGCGGATCTTCGACCCGAACGCGTACTCGCCGCCGTGGGACTTCGTGGTCGGGCTGGCCGAGCGGGTACCGCGCACGGTGGTGAAGGTGGCGCCCGGCCTCGACCACGCGCTGATCCCGCCCGGCGCGGAGGCGGAGTGGGTGAGCGTCGACGGCGACCTGGTCGAGGCCGCCCTCTGGTGCGGCGACCTGGCGACCGTCCCCCGCCGCGCGACCGTGTTGAAGGAAGGGCCCCCTTTTAACGCCTCCGGTAGAGAAGGGTCCCCTTCTCACCACGCGACCGTCCACGAGCTGACCGGTTCCGGCACGGTCGAGGCGCCGGTCGGTCCCGTGCGACGGTACGTGTACGACCCGGACCCGGCGGTGGTCCGCGCGCACCTCGTCGCCGAACTGGCCGGCGAACTGGGCGCCACGCTGGCCGATCCGGCGATCGCCTACCTGTACGCCGACACCCCCGCGCCGACACCGTTCGCCCGCGGTCTGGAGATCACCGACGTGCTGCCGTTCTCGCTGAAGCGGCTGCGGGCGCTGCTGCGGGAACGCCAGGTCGGCCGGGTCGAGATCCTGAAGCGCGGCTCGGCGCTCGAACCAGAGAAGCTCCGCCGCGACCTGAAACTCACCGGCAACCAACCAGCCAGCCTCATCCTGACCCGGGTGGCCGGCGCCCCGACGGTCCTGATCGCCCGCCCGCTCCCACCCGGCTGA
- a CDS encoding DUF397 domain-containing protein produces the protein MDLTRAAWRTSTRSNNNGGACVEVADNLPGVIAVRDSKDPAGPVLAFTPASWRAFVAACPTPR, from the coding sequence ATGGACCTGACCCGCGCCGCCTGGCGCACGTCCACCCGCAGCAACAACAACGGCGGCGCCTGCGTCGAGGTCGCCGACAACCTGCCCGGCGTGATCGCGGTACGGGACAGCAAGGACCCGGCCGGCCCGGTGCTCGCCTTCACCCCGGCGAGCTGGCGGGCCTTCGTCGCCGCCTGCCCGACACCTCGCTGA
- the groES gene encoding co-chaperone GroES: protein MPVTTATKVAIKPLEDRIVVQANEAETTTASGIVIPDTAKEKPQEGTVLAVGPGRIDDKGNRVPLDVKVGDTVLYSKYGGTEVKYAGEEYLVLSARDVLAVIEK from the coding sequence ATGCCCGTGACTACCGCGACCAAGGTTGCGATCAAGCCGCTCGAGGACCGGATCGTGGTCCAGGCGAACGAGGCTGAGACCACCACGGCGTCGGGCATCGTGATCCCCGACACCGCCAAGGAGAAGCCGCAGGAGGGCACCGTCCTCGCTGTCGGCCCGGGCCGGATCGACGACAAGGGCAACCGCGTGCCGCTCGACGTCAAGGTCGGCGACACCGTTCTCTACTCGAAGTACGGCGGCACCGAGGTCAAGTACGCCGGCGAGGAGTACCTGGTGCTCTCCGCCCGCGACGTCCTCGCGGTCATCGAGAAGTAG
- the groL gene encoding chaperonin GroEL (60 kDa chaperone family; promotes refolding of misfolded polypeptides especially under stressful conditions; forms two stacked rings of heptamers to form a barrel-shaped 14mer; ends can be capped by GroES; misfolded proteins enter the barrel where they are refolded when GroES binds), which yields MAKILSFSDDARHLLEHGVNALADAVKVTLGPRGRNVVLDKKFGAPTITNDGVTIAKEIELTNPYENLGAQLVKEVATKTNDVAGDGTTTATVLAQAMVREGLRNVAAGANPTGLKRGVDAAAAKVSEALLGKAVEVADKEAIAHVATISAQDATIGELIAEAMEKVGRDGVITVEEGSTLATELDVTEGLQFDKGFVSPNFVTDVEAQESVLEDPYILITTQKISAIEELLPLLEKVLQNNKPLLIIAEDVEGQALSTLVVNAIRKTLKVCAVKAPGFGDRRKAMLQDIAILTGAELVAPELGYKLDQVGLEVLGTARRVVVDKENTTIVDGGGQASEVADRVAQIRKEIEASDSEWDREKLAERLAKLSGGIAVVKVGAATEVEMKERKHRIEDAIAATKAAVEEGTVPGGGAALAQILPVLDDDLGFTGDEKVGVSIVRKALVEPLRWIAQNAGHDGYVVVQKVAGKEWGHGLNAATGEYVDLTKAGILDPVKVTRNAVANAASIAGLLLTTESLVVEKPKEPEPAAGGHGHSHGHGHSHQHGPGF from the coding sequence ATGGCGAAGATCCTGAGCTTCTCGGACGACGCGCGGCACCTGCTGGAGCACGGTGTCAACGCCCTCGCGGACGCGGTCAAGGTGACCCTCGGCCCCCGCGGGCGCAACGTCGTCCTGGACAAGAAGTTTGGTGCGCCCACGATCACCAACGACGGCGTCACGATCGCCAAGGAGATCGAGCTCACCAACCCGTACGAGAACCTCGGCGCGCAGCTGGTCAAGGAGGTGGCGACCAAGACCAACGACGTCGCCGGCGACGGCACCACCACCGCGACCGTGCTGGCCCAGGCGATGGTCCGCGAGGGCCTGCGCAACGTCGCGGCCGGCGCCAACCCGACCGGCCTCAAGCGGGGCGTCGACGCGGCGGCCGCGAAGGTCTCCGAGGCGCTGCTCGGCAAGGCCGTCGAGGTGGCCGACAAGGAGGCGATCGCGCACGTCGCGACGATCTCCGCGCAGGACGCGACGATCGGTGAGCTGATCGCCGAGGCGATGGAGAAGGTCGGCCGCGACGGTGTCATCACCGTCGAGGAGGGCTCCACCCTCGCCACCGAGCTGGACGTGACCGAGGGTCTCCAGTTCGACAAGGGCTTCGTCTCGCCGAACTTCGTCACCGACGTGGAGGCGCAGGAGTCGGTCCTGGAGGACCCGTACATCCTGATCACCACGCAGAAGATCTCGGCGATCGAGGAGCTGCTGCCGCTGCTGGAGAAGGTCCTCCAGAACAACAAGCCGCTGCTCATCATCGCTGAGGACGTCGAGGGCCAGGCGCTGTCCACCCTGGTGGTCAACGCGATCCGCAAGACCCTCAAGGTCTGCGCGGTGAAGGCCCCCGGCTTCGGTGACCGCCGCAAGGCGATGCTCCAGGACATCGCGATCCTCACCGGCGCCGAGCTGGTCGCTCCCGAGCTGGGCTACAAGCTCGACCAGGTCGGCCTCGAGGTGCTCGGCACCGCCCGGCGCGTGGTGGTCGACAAGGAGAACACCACGATCGTCGACGGTGGTGGCCAGGCCTCCGAGGTCGCCGACCGGGTCGCCCAGATCCGCAAGGAGATCGAGGCCTCGGACTCCGAGTGGGACCGGGAGAAGCTCGCCGAGCGGCTGGCCAAGCTCTCCGGCGGCATCGCGGTGGTCAAGGTCGGCGCGGCCACCGAGGTCGAGATGAAGGAGCGCAAGCACCGCATCGAGGACGCCATCGCCGCGACCAAGGCCGCGGTGGAGGAGGGTACGGTGCCCGGCGGCGGTGCCGCCCTGGCCCAGATCCTGCCGGTGCTCGACGACGACCTCGGCTTCACCGGTGACGAGAAGGTGGGTGTCTCGATCGTCCGCAAGGCGCTGGTCGAGCCGCTGCGCTGGATCGCCCAGAACGCCGGCCACGACGGCTACGTGGTGGTGCAGAAGGTCGCCGGCAAGGAGTGGGGCCACGGGCTCAACGCCGCCACCGGCGAGTACGTCGACCTGACCAAGGCCGGCATCCTCGACCCGGTGAAGGTGACCCGCAACGCGGTCGCCAACGCCGCGTCCATCGCCGGTCTGCTGCTCACCACGGAGAGCCTCGTGGTGGAGAAGCCGAAGGAGCCGGAGCCGGCCGCGGGCGGCCACGGCCACTCGCACGGCCACGGCCACAGCCACCAGCACGGCCCGGGTTTCTGA